The Juglans microcarpa x Juglans regia isolate MS1-56 chromosome 8D, Jm3101_v1.0, whole genome shotgun sequence genomic sequence ATGTTTTTCATCAATTAAACAGAAGGTGCATGAGAAAATTGTCTTAATTGATCtttttctacctttttttttttttgggtcatcatattatatataatatacatccGGGAGAAAATTCTTATATTCTAGCTGTTATTAAATCATCacagaatattatatatatatatatatatatatatatatatattctaagaGAATGTTTGAACTATGGAAAGTTTCAACGCAAGACTAGTACAATTTCTTGTTCGGCTATGTAACTTATAAACATATGCAACTGGGAAAAGATAAGGACATTTGAAATTTTGAGGATGGCCATGCATGGCCAAGTCCAGACCTAATAAGGCTATAAtttattctctataaataggggtTCGTCGATGGATCAATTGCCAGAACAGAAACGTAAGCTTCGTTCGATCTTCCACATAACAACCAAGGCAatcttttcttctcatcttaCGACCACCACTTGCATACCCTTTCCCAGATTTTCCATGGAAAAAACAATGCCGATTCATGAGGCTCAACACCCAACAAACAGGAACTTGATCACAATTCTAAGCATCGATGGGGGTGGTATCAGGGGGATCATCCCTGCTGCTATACTTGCTTTCCTTGAATCACAACTTCAGGTATACGTGCAATACTTTGGTTTGCAGGAAAGTTTCAGTtcttaatgttatattaatgttacCATGTACGTACTAACAAGTATTTCATATAAACATGGCATAGGAGTTGGATGGAGAAGAAGCTAGACTTGCAGACTACTTTGACGTGATTGCAGGAACAAGCACAGGGGGTCTTGTTACTGCCATGTTAGCTACTCCAAATGAAAATAATCGACCACTCTTTGATGCTAAGGATATCAAGCCCTTCTATCTCGAGCATGGTCCTCGAATTTTCCCACAGAACAGGTAGTGCtactcatattttctttttttaagaacaTGTAAGCGATTTCATATAATTACCCTCTGTTTTAACAGAGGAGAATACCTTCTTACAAGTAAAATGTTGATAAGGATTACGTGAAGAAATCCCAAAACCAAGCTTGTATAAAAGCTAGAACTAAGTATGAACTATTAACAACTTAAAAATGAGACATAAGAAGATCATTGTCTTAAAGCTAGGAAATCCCACCTTATCCAGAttaagagtgtgtttggatgttgaagtgaattgaattgagttgagttgagatgataaaatattattagaatattattttttaatattattattattttgagatttaaaaaagttgaattatttattatattttgtgttgaaatttgaaaaaattgtaatgatgagttgagatgagttgaagatccaaacaaagcccGCTTCCAATTAGCTAGTTTCAAAGTTGAGATAAACATAAGAAGTATTGTACTGCTCAACTGCACAAGTATGTACGtgttaaattatcatttatttcaaaagtttaagcAAGTGGTAAGAAgaattagttttttattatttatatcattttcttaacaCTCTTCCTTACATGTGAGTTAGGCTCTCTCTCAATGAGCGATCcaacacataaaatatttaattaaatagagtaGAGTGTAAAGTCAGAGTTCGAACTCAGGACATCTACTCtgatattattcaaaattaCTAATTCCAAAAACTTAAACTAATTGGAAGAgatagaattttattatttatatcatattcttAATAGTATGTTCTAATATTCCTCCTATTTTGCCAACTCCCTCCCTCCTTTACATACACATAAGCATcgctatatatattttgtgcaTATATGGTAGTGTTTCTAAAAACTCtcgatatttaaatattaacaaatgagcatgcatgcatgtgctgGTTTTGATTACAGTGGCTTGTTTGGAGCAATCAGAAAAATGTTCAGATCTCTTCTAGGACCAAAGTATGATGGGAAATATCTTCATGGGATTCTAAGGGAGAAATTAGGGGAAACTCGGCTAGACAACACATTGACCAATGTTGTTATACCAACGTTTGATATCAAGCACCTACAGCCAACCATTTTCTCGTCCTATGAGgtatgatctctctctctctctctctctctctctctagatccaGATGTCAGTTTCCTTTCATGTAGAATTAGACCGAATGATATAAGTTATTTACGTTAAACATTAAATTCTTAGGATCTCAacaaattgaaaagaattattttattaaaatattgatcatAATCTGAGTTCATGCACGCAGGCAAAAAGTGACTCTTGTTTGAATGCTCAACTGTCCGACATATGCATTGGCACGTCGGCCGCTCCAACTTATCTTCCTGCTCACCACTTCAACCACCAAACCAGTGCTGGGAATTTGAGTAACTTCAATCTTATAGATGGTGGTGTTGTTGCAAACAATCcggtataatatataatgatctTTCATCAGCTTTTTTATTTACCTTAAAAGCTCCAAAATTTAAGTTGATGATCTTTATGTGTCTTCTGGGAACCATGGTCGACCAGGCTCTTGTTGCCATAAACCAAGTGATCAAACAGATCTTCAATGCAAATCCTGATTTCTTTCCAATAAAGTCCACAGACTACGGTCGTTTTCTGGTGATCTCAATAGGAACAGGCTCAGGgaagatagagaaaagataCAATGCTAAAATGGCGGCCAAATGGGGCCTTCTGAATTGGTTAATTCATGGAGGTTCAGTTCCATTAGTGGATGTGTTTACTCAAGCAAGTGCAGATATGGTTGATTTAAATCTAGCTGTGGTTTTCCAAGCCCTTCATTCAGAAGAGAATTACCTTAGAATTCAAGTAAGAAATTTCTTCTGATTCagggtttgaatttgaattcttACACGGGGATTAAGCTTCCAagttattaattactatttttatgaaatacttGTTTAGGATGACACCTTGACTGGGACAGCTGCCTCAGTTGATAACTCTACGAAACAGAACTTGAACAAACTTGTAGAGATAGGGGAGAAACTGTTGAAAAAACCAGTATCAAGGGTGAATTTGCAGACAGGTTTGTCAGAACCAGCCAAAAACTGTGGCACAAATGAGGAGGCTTTGAGAATGTATGGTGAAACATGCTTTGAATGTGCACTCATGAATGCACTTGTCattaattagttaaaatatCGCGTTTGtgatcataatattttgaaactaATTGTACATAAAACTCTTCTTACAGGTTAGCAAAAAAACTTTCACAAGAAAGAAAGTGTCGAAAAGGGAAAACTTGCATACAAGGAGAACCTGAAATTTGAAGTCAACACTCGTCTTTAAGTCGGGCTATTAAGCACGTACGTGCTTGATTGCTTCCAATCTGCATGGGTAGTCAAAggttttttttatctgtaattcagcttattcttttcattcttcaaatttcttgTAATGTGTGTTAGTCTAAGTTCTTTTATTTGTAATTCAGcttattcttttcattctttaatTTTCCTGTAATGTGTGGATCGACCCATGAAAGGAATTGATCCACTGTTCGTTGATTGTTTGAAGCTAGAGCAAACAATCAATGCGTGTTTGTTGATgatcatcataaataatttgtatcAATGCATGTTTGATGTAAAAATTATGACTAATGTTATAtaatgtgataaaaaaatttgtattgaaatgATGTGTTACACTAACTGATTAGCTACATATCTCAAATAGAGGCTAATTTGCCATAGTTCCATAGCAAGTATTTCGTTAGTCTCTGATACTATGCTGGAGGTGCTTGCTTCAATCCATAAAGAGCTTTCTTCAACCTGAAAGCATGGTCAGGAAACAAGTGATTAGAAAATCCATTTGATTCTTCTACATATACTTCTTCATTGAGTATGCCATTTAAAAAAGCacttttaacatccatttgataaagtttaaaatttaaatggctTGCAATTGTTAGCAATATGCGAACAAATTCCAAATGAGCTATTGGTGCAAAGATCTCGTCAAAGTCAATTCCTTCAACTTGGGTGTATCCTTATGCTACCAGTCTGGCCTTGTTTCGAACAATGGTTTCATGTTCGTCTGACTTGTTTTTGAAGATCCACTTTGTTCCAATGAAGTTGTGATCCTCAAGTCTTGGAACTAGCTCTCATACTTGATTTCAATTGAACTAGTGCAATTCCTCATGCATGGCATTTACCCAGCTTTCATCTTGTAAGGCATCTTCCACCCTTTTAGGTTCAACCTGAACTTGGTGTAGCAGGTTCCACTGGATCTATCTCCTATTGATCGATTGAGTTTTCTTCAGCCTTCCCGATAAGGTTGTCAAGTTCCTTCTTGGTCATTTCCTTTGAGTTGTCATCTACAACTACGTTGACTGACTCCATCATTGTCTTAGTCCGTATAAATTGTAAACTCTGTAAGCTTTGTTATTTGATAAATATTCAAGAAATATTCCTTTATCACTCTTGCTATAGAATTTGTGGGcattctctctgtctctcagaATGTAACAAGTACTCTTGAACACCTTAAAACCTTAAAGTACTTTACCGTGGGTTTTTTCCGTTCCATAACTCATAGAGAGTGAGTTTGGTGCCTAGACGAAAGACTTCACGGTTCAAGATGTGTCCAGCAATGTTGACAGCTTCTCCCCAGAAGTATAACGCCAACTTTTTACTACTCAGCATGGTGCGAACCATCTCttgtattgttttatttttcctctccacaattccattttgttgtggagtaaTTGGGGCTGAGAACTCTTCATATATCCCCTATTCATCACAAAAAGAAGAGAACTTGATATTTTCAAATACTCTACCATGATCACTACGAATACGAGAGATAAGTAAATTCTTCTCTGTTTGTAGTCGTCTAACCAGTTTCTTCGCAAGTTCTAGGGTTTTCGTTTTATCTCTCAACAGAATGATCCATATGTATCTTGAATAGTAATCCACGATGACCATTATATACTTATTTCCACCGAGACTCTCAGTCTGAGTATGACCCATCAAATCCATATGTAACAGCTCATGTGGTCTAGAGGTCAGAATATCAACTATCTTCTTGTACTATGCCTTGGTCTGCTTTCCTTCCTGACAAGCTCCGCACGCCATCttcttgtttttcaaaattttggacaGTCCACGTACAACTTCCTACTTAGAGATCTTTTGCATGTCTCTATAGTTGATATGGCCTAGACGATAGTGCCACAACTTAGTTTCATCCAACTCTACTTTGTGACAATGCATCGTGTTTACAGGAGAGACTCCATAGCAGTTGTCAGCAGTTCTGGTGCCCTTCAAGATCCATTTTCCAGCACTATTGTAGATTTTGCATTCATCCTTTGAGAACTGCACAGAAAGATGATCATCATAAAACTGACTAATACTTAATAGATTGGCCTTGAGGCCATTAACAAAAATGACATTATAAAGAGTAGGTAAACCAGGAACATCTACACTTCCCTTTCCTTCCACTGTTGTTGTACTCCCATCACCGAAAGTTACGGATCCTCCACTAGTGGACTCAATCTTTTTAAACAACCTTTGTTTTCTGACATATGTCTAGAACAAGCATTGTCCAGATACCACATGCTAATGTCCATAGTTTTGAGTATTGGGTGTGCTACTAGACATATGGCATTTTCTTTCACCACCCACTTGGTCTTGATATtcatattattcatatttttaggaAAACACAGTTCGAATAGTTCACCAGGTTTCTTACCTATGGTGTTTATTTGATTGCTCAATTTGTCCACCTTAATTTCTAGGTTCGTATCCGTGCttgaaaacttatttttatttcttttttctttctcttttctaaatCTAAAGCAATTTGTCCTAGTATGTCCAATTATTCCAAAAAATGATAAGTAGGGACAAACATACATTTGGACTTACCTGGAGAAGTCATTGTTGACTTGCCTTGGTTCACAGGTTTCTTTGAGACATTTTCTACATTACTTCCTTTTACAAAGGTGATACCTTTAATTGTATAGGCAACAGATGCTTTACAATGTGGATCTTTGGAAGTATTGTATCCCAACACTGTGCGATCGGAACTATCTCTTTGAACTTTCAGTAGTTCATTGAGTTTTTGAGCAGgagtctttttttattttttacttcctGACAAGCTACCAACTTCTTTTCCAACACCTCTTTCTATGTGCGCAGCCTTGTCACTTCCAATTCCGTCACTTTTAGTGTCTCCACCAAATTGTTCTTCTCATTCTCTATGGTGATTAGGTTTTTGTCAagctttttatttatcttttgaattttcataaactCTTCACATAAGTCCTCATATGCTTCCTACACACTTAAATCATGATCAGTAACTTCTGTGGCAACATCAGAATCAATTTCACAAACAACCATGTTGTCGTTAACACATTGTTTGCTTGTATCAGCACAATTAGTAATAGAGACAGAGAAAACAATAAAGGTAGTTTCATTATCAAAGAATGTATCTGAACTTTCAAAGTTAGAATCATCACTCAGAGTAGTATTCAAAGCTTTTacctttcttttaaaatttgggCATTCTATTCTTATGTGACCAAAATCAAAGCATTCATGACATTGAACATTATCTTTAGACTCGGTTTTGTCTTTATTGTACTTTTCAGATTCATTCTTTTTAGTGAAATTCGTAGATTTTTTCATCTTACcagaattctttttattaaacatgaatttcttttaattttctggaCACAAGAGCTAAATCATCATTACATAATCTTCATCATCAAACTAATTTTCTTCATTAGTAGTTTTGAGTGCGATAGACTTACCTTTCTTTCGCTGTGGAAGAGTAGATTCATAAGTTTGAAAAGAACCTACCAATTCTTCTACCCGAATTGTGTTTAAATCATTGTTTTATTCTATGGCTGTCACCTTTGGTCGAAACCTTTCAGGCAGGGTTGTTAGGATTTTTCTCGCAACTCGTGCCTCCTCCACCTTCTTACCGAGATTGTACCTAGAATGAACATTGTCATTGAGTTTAGCATAAAACTCATTAAAAGTCTCATTAGCCAGCATTTTTATCTCCTCAAACTTTGAGGTcaacatttgtaatttgaaattttttaccGTTTTGGTCCCTTCATCTGTGGTTTCCAAAATATCACAAGCATCCTTGGATTTCTCACACTTGAAAATTCTCTTGAATTCATCAGGAGAAACTGCCATGAAAACGGCATTTAGACATTTGTTGTTCCAATTACAGCTACTTAATTGTTCTTTGCTCGACTCTTCTGTAGGTGTTGTGGGCCTTGTCCATCCTGACTCCACGGTTAGCCAAACTTTCTCAACAAGCAACTTTAGAAACGCTCTCATCCTTACCTTCTAGTAGGCATAGTTATCATCATCAAAATGTGGTGGTGATGATAGTGTCGCCATGATCTTCCAGGGGAACG encodes the following:
- the LOC121243013 gene encoding patatin-like protein 2 — protein: MEKTMPIHEAQHPTNRNLITILSIDGGGIRGIIPAAILAFLESQLQELDGEEARLADYFDVIAGTSTGGLVTAMLATPNENNRPLFDAKDIKPFYLEHGPRIFPQNSGLFGAIRKMFRSLLGPKYDGKYLHGILREKLGETRLDNTLTNVVIPTFDIKHLQPTIFSSYEAKSDSCLNAQLSDICIGTSAAPTYLPAHHFNHQTSAGNLSNFNLIDGGVVANNPALVAINQVIKQIFNANPDFFPIKSTDYGRFLVISIGTGSGKIEKRYNAKMAAKWGLLNWLIHGGSVPLVDVFTQASADMVDLNLAVVFQALHSEENYLRIQDDTLTGTAASVDNSTKQNLNKLVEIGEKLLKKPVSRVNLQTGLSEPAKNCGTNEEALRMLAKKLSQERKCRKGKTCIQGEPEI